The proteins below come from a single Carassius carassius chromosome 11, fCarCar2.1, whole genome shotgun sequence genomic window:
- the LOC132153069 gene encoding amyloid-beta A4 protein-like isoform X1 yields the protein MGMDRTVFLLLMLTTLSLAIEVPSDDSVGLLAEPQVAMFCGKLNMHINIQSGKWESDPTGTKSCISTKEGILQYCQEVYPDLQITNVVEANQPVSIQNWCKMGRRQCRSHTRIVVPYRCLVGEFVSDALLVPDKCKFLHQERMDMCESHLHWHTVAKESCGDRSMNLHDYGMLLPCGIDRFRGVEFVCCPVEEQKESDSEEQEEANSDVWWGGAEAEYTDSSVLREQAPTKPEPAVTEEDEDINNEEEDVWDNDEDGDGEDEDDEDTDEQDTSEQTSNIAMTTTTTTTTESIEEVVRAVCWAPPRLGPCHAKLSRWYFVPQTGQCTPFMFGGCGGNRNNFESEEYCMAVCSSSVLPTMAPSPADAVDRYLEAPGDMNEHTHFQKAKESLEAKHREKMSEVMREWEEAERQAKNLPRADKKTIIQRFQEKVEALEKEAAGERQQLVETHMARVEALLNDRRRQALESYLSTLQSDQPRPRQVLNLLKKYIRAEQKDRQHTLKHFEHVREVDPKKASQIRPFVMTHLRVIEERMNQSLEYLYKVPQVANEIQDQVALLIQRDQAEVTQQLSSLQSKMRVSYGNDALMPDLPDSTTALDTLPPEQDGLGFIHPESFNQANTDNHVEPVDVRPIPDKGLPTRPEIPKVRLDIEERHNAGYDVRDKRLMFLAEDMGSNKGAIIGLMVGGVVIATVIVITLVMLRKKQYTSIHHGVIEVDAAVTPEERHLTKMQQNGYENPTYKFFEQMQN from the exons ATGGGTATGGACCGTACGGTATTCCTGCTGTTAATGCTGACGACTCTGTCGCTCGCCATCGAG GTGCCATCGGATGACTCAGTGGGCTTGTTGGCAGAGCCCCAGGTGGCCATGTTTTGTGGGAAACTCAACATGCATATCAACATCCAGAGTGGCAAGTGGGAGTCGGATCCAACTGGCACCAAGAGCTGCATCAGCACCAAAGAGGGCATCCTTCAGTACTGCCAAGAG GTATATCCAGACCTCCAGATCACTAACGTAGTCGAGGCCAACCAGCCCGTCAGCATCCAGAACTGGTGCAAAATGGGTCGTCGCCAGTGCCGCAGTCACACACGCATTGTGGTCCCCTACCGTTGCCTgg ttgGGGAGTTTGTCAGTGATGCCCTCCTCGTCCCAGATAAGTGCAAGTTCCTGCACCAGGAGCGAATGGACATGTGCGAGAGTCATCTGCACTGGCACACAGTGGCcaaagag TCCTGCGGTGATCGTTCCATGAATCTCCATGACTACGGCATGCTGCTACCATGTGGCATCGACCGTTTCCGTGGTGTAGAGTTTGTGTGCTGCCCTGTAGAGGAGCAGAAGGAGTCGGACAGTGAGGAGCAGGAGGAGGCCAACTCAGATGTGTGGTGGGGCGGCGCAGAGGCCGAGTATACAGACAGCag CGTACTGAGAGAACAGGCCCCGACCAAACCTGAGCCTGCAGTGACCGAGGAGGATGAAGATATCAACAATGAGGAAGAGGATGTCTGGGACAATGATGAAGATGGTGACGGTGAAGATGAAGACGATGAAGACACTGATGAACAGGACACCAGTGAGCAGACCTCAAACATTGCCATGACCACCACCACCACTACCACGACGGAGTCTATAGAGGAGGTTGTGCGAG CGGTATGCTGGGCCCCTCCTCGGTTGGGGCCATGCCATGCCAAGCTATCCCGCTGGTATTTTGTGCCTCAGACGGGCCAGTGCACCCCCTTCATGTTTGGTGGATGCGGTGGTAACCGCAATAACTTTGAGTCCGAGGAGTACTGCATGGCTGTCTGCAGCAGCAGTGTGT TGCCAACCATGGCCCCGAGTCCTGCTGATGCTGTGGATCGTTACCTGGAAGCTCCAGGAGATATGAATGAGCACACCCACTTCCAGAAGGCAAAGGAGAGCCTGGAGGCCAAACACAGAGAGAAAATGTCAGAG GTGATGAGAGAATGGGAGGAGGCAGAGAGACAGGCGAAGAATCTTCCTCGTGCTGATAAGAAGACCATAATTCAG CGCTTTCAGGAGAAGGTGGAGGCGTTGGAGAAAGAAGCGGCTGGGGAGAGACAGCAGCTGGTGGAAACCCACATGGCACGAGTGGAAGCTCTGCTGAATGACCGCCGCCGTCAGGCCCTGGAAAGCTACCTGAGCACCCTGCAGTCTGACCAGCCTCGG CCTCGGCAGGTCCTCAATCTGTTGAAGAAGTACATACGAGCGGAGCAGAAGGACAGGCAGCACACTCTCAAACACTTTGAGCATGTGCGAGAGGTGGATCCCAAGAAGGCTTCTCAGATTCGGCCATTT GTGATGACCCATCTGCGTGTGATTGAAGAACGCATGAACCAGTCCTTGGAGTACCTCTACAAGGTGCCACAAGTGGCTAATGAAATCCAGGACCAAGTAG CATTGCTGATTCAGCGCGATCAGGCTGAAGTCACACAACAGTTGTCGTCTCTCCAGAGTAAGATGAGGGTGAGCTATGGGAACGACGCCCTGATGCCCGACCTGCCTGACAGCACCACTGCCCTGGACACCCTGCCACCGGAGCAGGATGGCCTGGGCTTCATCCACCCCGAAAGCTTCAACCAGGCCAACACTGACAACCATG ttgaaccCGTAGATGTCCGTCCAATTCCAGATAAGGGTCTGCCTACGAGACCCG AGATTCCAAAGGTTCGGCTGGACATTGAAGAAAGGCACAACGCTGGTTATGATGTTCGTGACAAGAGACTG atgttccTTGCAGAAGACATGGGCTCTAATAAGGGGGCAATCATTGGGCTGATGGTGGGAGGAGTTGTGATCGCTACGGTCATCGTGATCACTCTTGTTATGTTAAGGAAGAAGCAGTACACTTCCATTCACCATGGAGTTATTGAG GTGGATGCAGCAGTGACTCCTGAGGAACGTCATCTCACTAAGATGCAGCAGAACGGCTATGAGAACCCCACCTACAAGTTCTTCGAGCAAATGCAGAACTAA
- the LOC132153069 gene encoding amyloid-beta A4 protein-like isoform X2 — translation MGMDRTVFLLLMLTTLSLAIEVPSDDSVGLLAEPQVAMFCGKLNMHINIQSGKWESDPTGTKSCISTKEGILQYCQEVYPDLQITNVVEANQPVSIQNWCKMGRRQCRSHTRIVVPYRCLVGEFVSDALLVPDKCKFLHQERMDMCESHLHWHTVAKESCGDRSMNLHDYGMLLPCGIDRFRGVEFVCCPVEEQKESDSEEQEEANSDVWWGGAEAEYTDSSVLREQAPTKPEPAVTEEDEDINNEEEDVWDNDEDGDGEDEDDEDTDEQDTSEQTSNIAMTTTTTTTTESIEEVVRVPTMAPSPADAVDRYLEAPGDMNEHTHFQKAKESLEAKHREKMSEVMREWEEAERQAKNLPRADKKTIIQRFQEKVEALEKEAAGERQQLVETHMARVEALLNDRRRQALESYLSTLQSDQPRPRQVLNLLKKYIRAEQKDRQHTLKHFEHVREVDPKKASQIRPFVMTHLRVIEERMNQSLEYLYKVPQVANEIQDQVALLIQRDQAEVTQQLSSLQSKMRVSYGNDALMPDLPDSTTALDTLPPEQDGLGFIHPESFNQANTDNHVEPVDVRPIPDKGLPTRPEIPKVRLDIEERHNAGYDVRDKRLMFLAEDMGSNKGAIIGLMVGGVVIATVIVITLVMLRKKQYTSIHHGVIEVDAAVTPEERHLTKMQQNGYENPTYKFFEQMQN, via the exons ATGGGTATGGACCGTACGGTATTCCTGCTGTTAATGCTGACGACTCTGTCGCTCGCCATCGAG GTGCCATCGGATGACTCAGTGGGCTTGTTGGCAGAGCCCCAGGTGGCCATGTTTTGTGGGAAACTCAACATGCATATCAACATCCAGAGTGGCAAGTGGGAGTCGGATCCAACTGGCACCAAGAGCTGCATCAGCACCAAAGAGGGCATCCTTCAGTACTGCCAAGAG GTATATCCAGACCTCCAGATCACTAACGTAGTCGAGGCCAACCAGCCCGTCAGCATCCAGAACTGGTGCAAAATGGGTCGTCGCCAGTGCCGCAGTCACACACGCATTGTGGTCCCCTACCGTTGCCTgg ttgGGGAGTTTGTCAGTGATGCCCTCCTCGTCCCAGATAAGTGCAAGTTCCTGCACCAGGAGCGAATGGACATGTGCGAGAGTCATCTGCACTGGCACACAGTGGCcaaagag TCCTGCGGTGATCGTTCCATGAATCTCCATGACTACGGCATGCTGCTACCATGTGGCATCGACCGTTTCCGTGGTGTAGAGTTTGTGTGCTGCCCTGTAGAGGAGCAGAAGGAGTCGGACAGTGAGGAGCAGGAGGAGGCCAACTCAGATGTGTGGTGGGGCGGCGCAGAGGCCGAGTATACAGACAGCag CGTACTGAGAGAACAGGCCCCGACCAAACCTGAGCCTGCAGTGACCGAGGAGGATGAAGATATCAACAATGAGGAAGAGGATGTCTGGGACAATGATGAAGATGGTGACGGTGAAGATGAAGACGATGAAGACACTGATGAACAGGACACCAGTGAGCAGACCTCAAACATTGCCATGACCACCACCACCACTACCACGACGGAGTCTATAGAGGAGGTTGTGCGAG TGCCAACCATGGCCCCGAGTCCTGCTGATGCTGTGGATCGTTACCTGGAAGCTCCAGGAGATATGAATGAGCACACCCACTTCCAGAAGGCAAAGGAGAGCCTGGAGGCCAAACACAGAGAGAAAATGTCAGAG GTGATGAGAGAATGGGAGGAGGCAGAGAGACAGGCGAAGAATCTTCCTCGTGCTGATAAGAAGACCATAATTCAG CGCTTTCAGGAGAAGGTGGAGGCGTTGGAGAAAGAAGCGGCTGGGGAGAGACAGCAGCTGGTGGAAACCCACATGGCACGAGTGGAAGCTCTGCTGAATGACCGCCGCCGTCAGGCCCTGGAAAGCTACCTGAGCACCCTGCAGTCTGACCAGCCTCGG CCTCGGCAGGTCCTCAATCTGTTGAAGAAGTACATACGAGCGGAGCAGAAGGACAGGCAGCACACTCTCAAACACTTTGAGCATGTGCGAGAGGTGGATCCCAAGAAGGCTTCTCAGATTCGGCCATTT GTGATGACCCATCTGCGTGTGATTGAAGAACGCATGAACCAGTCCTTGGAGTACCTCTACAAGGTGCCACAAGTGGCTAATGAAATCCAGGACCAAGTAG CATTGCTGATTCAGCGCGATCAGGCTGAAGTCACACAACAGTTGTCGTCTCTCCAGAGTAAGATGAGGGTGAGCTATGGGAACGACGCCCTGATGCCCGACCTGCCTGACAGCACCACTGCCCTGGACACCCTGCCACCGGAGCAGGATGGCCTGGGCTTCATCCACCCCGAAAGCTTCAACCAGGCCAACACTGACAACCATG ttgaaccCGTAGATGTCCGTCCAATTCCAGATAAGGGTCTGCCTACGAGACCCG AGATTCCAAAGGTTCGGCTGGACATTGAAGAAAGGCACAACGCTGGTTATGATGTTCGTGACAAGAGACTG atgttccTTGCAGAAGACATGGGCTCTAATAAGGGGGCAATCATTGGGCTGATGGTGGGAGGAGTTGTGATCGCTACGGTCATCGTGATCACTCTTGTTATGTTAAGGAAGAAGCAGTACACTTCCATTCACCATGGAGTTATTGAG GTGGATGCAGCAGTGACTCCTGAGGAACGTCATCTCACTAAGATGCAGCAGAACGGCTATGAGAACCCCACCTACAAGTTCTTCGAGCAAATGCAGAACTAA